The DNA sequence GTAGCTGCCGCTCTGGCTTATTTTTGTGGTGACCCCGGACAGGCTCGAACTGTCGACCCGCTGATTAAGAGTCAGCTGCTCTACCAACTGAGCTACGGAGTCAGTAATTAACGATAAGGAGCGGCAAAGATAGAAATTTTCGGACTGGTTTGAAAATTATACGCGATGCTTCCGTTGTTTTCTTTCCTTTCGCATTTGCTTTTGGTGAGGGCTTGGGTATAACAATAATGCTAATCCCGCAATAAGCATAATAAGTATAATGGAGATTTCTACAATTCCCATGAGAATTTTTAAGATATTTATTTTTACCTGCTATTAGTTAACGGTAAAAGCCTTAAAAATTATATAACGGAAGCTGAACTATTTTTCATCCGGCTGATTCGGGTACTTTCAGGCCGGCGGAAAAGGTTTCATTTAGTTTCTTTATGAAGTAAGCTGAAAGGAGTGGAGATTCTTTTTCAACATTCTGGTGGACAAAGAAATAAAGCGTTTGAAGGCCTGCGCTGCGCCAGTCTTTGATGCGCTCCAGCCAACTGTCCAGGCGCGAATAGTCGGTAGAATGGTTGGCTCCCACATAGCGAATGAAGGCAGTGGGGCTGGTCAGCCGCATATGCAGCATGTCCCTTCTTCCGGCGGTGTCTACAATAATATTCGTCTTTCCCTGGCCTTCCAGCAGCTGATAAAATTGCTCAGCGGCGTCTCTATCGGTAAACCACTCCGTATTTCGCATTTCCACGGCCAGCGGGATAGCCGGGGGATAGTTTTTGACAAATGTTACCAGGCGTTCAATATCTTTCGGCTTAAAATTATCGTGCATTTGCAGAAAGCTCATTCCAAGCTTTTCTTCGAAATTGCTGATGGCGTCGCAGAAGGCTTCCACGGGTTCCTGCACATTGATAAGCCGCTTAAAGTGACTGATCGTATTGGGTATTTTGGGAAAGAACCGGAAGTTTTCCGGCGTCTTGCTTTTCCAGGTTTCCACCTGCGCGCGGTCGGGAGAATTATAAAAGGTGGCATTCAGCTCAATGGAGTTGAACTGGCTGGCATAATAAGAGAGTTCATCCTTGGTGCCCCTGGGGTAAAACCCTTTCAGGTCCTGCCGGTTCCATTTGGCGCAGCCTACATAAATTTCAAAAGGCTGCTTGTTTTTATGGGCTTTGAGTACCCGCTTCGTATCCGGATGGTCAGCCGGAAGGCTGAAATCTATTTCTCCGGGATTATCTACCGTGCCGAACTTCATAACGTAAAAGTATTCAATTTAGGTGAATGCGCAAATAGCTCACTTTATGGTTGTGCTTCTGCAGGGGATATGCTAATTTGCAGATCAAAGAACAGATGGAATGGCGAATAAGAGTAAACAATTGAAGGGCCTCAAGCAGGTTTTTACTCAGTTGGTAATTAATATTTTAGCGAAAAGCTCCGGCAAATCGCTTAATTATAAGCAGGTGAGTTCAGCGCTGAATATCACTGATGCTGAAACGCGGGAAGTGATCCTGGAGATACTCAAGGATGAAGCAAAGGAGGGAACGTTCAGGGAAGTTTCGAAAGGAAAGTTCCAGATCAGCGATATGAAAACTTACGTGACCGGTGTGATTGACATGACAGCAACCGGTTCTGCCTATGTTGTTTCCGATGAATTGGAGGACGATGTCTTCATCGCTCCCCGTAAACTCCGGAATGCCCTGCATAAGGATAAAGTAAAGGTATTTGTTTACGAACGAAAGGGGGGCAAAAAGCAAATAGAAGGGGAGGTGGTGGAGATCCTTGAGCGGTCTAAAAAGACGTTTACCGGGCAGCTCGTCGTTTCAAAGAATTTTGCTTTCCTGGAACCGGATGACCGGAAGATGCTGCACGATATTTTTATCCCGCTTGAGAACAGCAAGGGAGGAAAAGACGGGCAGAAAGCCGTAGCCCGTATTACTCAATGGCCGGAAGGTGCGAAAAACCCGGTGGGGGAGATCGTGGAGATATTGGGAAGCCCGGGCGAGAACAATACCGAAATGAATGCTATTCTGGCCGATTTCGGATTTGCGACGTCTTACCCGGAATCAGGAATCAGGGAAGCGGAAGCTTTTGACGGCAAAATTCCTTCCGGAGAGATCAAAAACCGCCGTGACTTCAGGAAAATAACCACCTTTACCATTGACCCGGCCGATGCAAAAGACTTTGACGACGCTATTTCTTTCCGCAAACTTGAAAACGGAAATTATGAGATAGGCGTCCATATTGCTGACGTTACCTATTATGTCAAGCCCGGATCGGAGCTTGACCGGGAGGCGGAAGAGCGGGGCACTTCCGTTTATTTGGTTGACCGGGTGATTCCCATGCTTCCCGAGCGGCTTTCCAATGATCTTTGTTCATTGGTGCCTAAGCAGGATCGCTTGTGCTTTGCCGCTGTATTTGAACTGGATGATAAAGCCCGCGTTCTCAATGAATGGTTCGGGCGTACGGTTATTCATTCCAACCGGAGATTCAGTTATGAAGAGGCCCAGATGGTCCTGGATACCGGAAAAGGAGATTTCGCCGGTGAACTGCTGAAGCTGAACGAACTGGCTTATATTCTGCGCGAACAGCGCTTTAAGAATGGGGCCATTAACTTCGAAACCACGGAGGTGAAATTTCGCCTTGACGAAAAAGGCGTTCCCCTGGGCGTATACGTGAAGGAACGTAAAGACACACATAAGCTTATTGAAGATTTTATGCTACTGGCAAACCGCCTGGTGGCCCGCTTTATAGGAACCCGGGGCAAAGGCAAGAATAAGCCTCCCTTCGTGTACCGGAGCCATGATGCGCCTGATGCGGAAAATATTGCCACATTTGCCCAGTTTGCGGAAAAATTCGGATATAAGATCAGTACGAAATCCACCCGTGAGATTTCCCGTTCCCTTAATTTTTTAATGGAAGATGTCGTGGGCAGGAAAGAGCAGAACGTACTTACGCACCTGGCCATCCGGGCGATGTCCAAGGCAAAGTACACCACGAAGCAAACCAGCCACTACGGATTGGCTTTCGATTATTATACACACTTTACTTCGCCCATCAGGCGGTATCCCGATGTCATGGTTCACCGGCTGCTTGCGCATTACCTTGACGGCGGGAAACCCGTAGACGCCGCTGAGCTGGAGCCGCGCTGCGTACATGCTTCCGAAATGGAAAAGCGGGCGGCGGATGCCGAACGTGCCTCGGTTAAATATAAACAGGCGGAATACCTTCAGGATAACGTAGGAGAGGTTTACCAGGGCGTTATTTCCGGGCTCACGGAATGGGGAATGTATGTGGAGATCATAGAAAACAAATGCGAGGGTATGGTGCGCCTGAGGGAAATAGACGATGATTTTTACGTGCTGGATGAAAAGAACTACTGCCTTATCGGGCAGCGGAAAAAGAAAAAGTACCAGCTTGGCGATGAAGTGAAGGTCCGTGTTAAAAATGTAAATTTAGTAAAACGGCAGATCGATTTTAAAATCGTCATGCAGTAAGCGCGAAGATGTATTCTTTTAAAGAACTGCAGCATATCGTAGATACTGCTATTAAAAAAAGCGTTTACCCCGGCTACCTTCCGGAGTTATACGATCCTATTACCTATATCATGAGCCTGGAAGGCAAACGGCTGCGGCCCTGCCTGGTGTTGATGGGCTGCAATCTTTTCAGCGAAGACATTGGCGCGGCGGTCAACCCTGCTCTGTCTGTTGAACTGTTCCATAATTTCACCCTGATGCATGACGATATCATGGATAAGGCTCCCCTGCGAAGGGGCGCTCCTACCGTGCATCGCAAATGGAATCCGAATACCGCAATTCTTTCCGGCGACGTAATGCTGGTGGAGGCCTATAAGCTTATGGCGAAGGTAAGTCCGGGCTACCTGGAAAAAGTGCTGGATATTTTCAGCCGGACGGCCGCCCTGGTTTGCGAAGGACAGCAACTTGATATGAATTTTGAAAAGCAGGAGTTGGTAAACATTCAGGCTTACCTGCAAATGATCGAACTAAAA is a window from the Anseongella ginsenosidimutans genome containing:
- a CDS encoding DUF72 domain-containing protein; protein product: MKFGTVDNPGEIDFSLPADHPDTKRVLKAHKNKQPFEIYVGCAKWNRQDLKGFYPRGTKDELSYYASQFNSIELNATFYNSPDRAQVETWKSKTPENFRFFPKIPNTISHFKRLINVQEPVEAFCDAISNFEEKLGMSFLQMHDNFKPKDIERLVTFVKNYPPAIPLAVEMRNTEWFTDRDAAEQFYQLLEGQGKTNIIVDTAGRRDMLHMRLTSPTAFIRYVGANHSTDYSRLDSWLERIKDWRSAGLQTLYFFVHQNVEKESPLLSAYFIKKLNETFSAGLKVPESAG
- the rnr gene encoding ribonuclease R: MANKSKQLKGLKQVFTQLVINILAKSSGKSLNYKQVSSALNITDAETREVILEILKDEAKEGTFREVSKGKFQISDMKTYVTGVIDMTATGSAYVVSDELEDDVFIAPRKLRNALHKDKVKVFVYERKGGKKQIEGEVVEILERSKKTFTGQLVVSKNFAFLEPDDRKMLHDIFIPLENSKGGKDGQKAVARITQWPEGAKNPVGEIVEILGSPGENNTEMNAILADFGFATSYPESGIREAEAFDGKIPSGEIKNRRDFRKITTFTIDPADAKDFDDAISFRKLENGNYEIGVHIADVTYYVKPGSELDREAEERGTSVYLVDRVIPMLPERLSNDLCSLVPKQDRLCFAAVFELDDKARVLNEWFGRTVIHSNRRFSYEEAQMVLDTGKGDFAGELLKLNELAYILREQRFKNGAINFETTEVKFRLDEKGVPLGVYVKERKDTHKLIEDFMLLANRLVARFIGTRGKGKNKPPFVYRSHDAPDAENIATFAQFAEKFGYKISTKSTREISRSLNFLMEDVVGRKEQNVLTHLAIRAMSKAKYTTKQTSHYGLAFDYYTHFTSPIRRYPDVMVHRLLAHYLDGGKPVDAAELEPRCVHASEMEKRAADAERASVKYKQAEYLQDNVGEVYQGVISGLTEWGMYVEIIENKCEGMVRLREIDDDFYVLDEKNYCLIGQRKKKKYQLGDEVKVRVKNVNLVKRQIDFKIVMQ
- a CDS encoding polyprenyl synthetase family protein, whose product is MYSFKELQHIVDTAIKKSVYPGYLPELYDPITYIMSLEGKRLRPCLVLMGCNLFSEDIGAAVNPALSVELFHNFTLMHDDIMDKAPLRRGAPTVHRKWNPNTAILSGDVMLVEAYKLMAKVSPGYLEKVLDIFSRTAALVCEGQQLDMNFEKQELVNIQAYLQMIELKTAVLLGASLKIGAVTGGAANHEAEELYGFGKNLGIAFQLQDDYLDLYGNPEKFGKQVGGDVLANKKTYLLIKAFELAGPEEEKTLRKWLRPDAPRPEEKVSEVKKVFDALGIPEKIREETALFTSRAFTHLDQVAVPAEKKYILCDFAEKLLRREK